In Sulfuritortus calidifontis, the sequence TTCCAGCCCGGGGAGTTTTTCGATGACAGCCGGTTATACTTGGTCTGTGCCACCCACGGCGCCCTCTACGCCCCGGAATCCGGCGCCTGTCTGGGCGGCCGCTGCGAGCGGCGGGGCCTGCTGCCGCTCGAGGTGATCGAGCGCGACGGCGGCATTTATGTGAAGGAATAATACATGGCCGAAGGTCAGGAAAACTGGGAACGCGACGCGCTCGAACGGCTCCTGCTCGAGCAGATCCGGGAGCAGCGCAAGGCGCGGCGCTGGAGCATCTTCTTCCGCTCGCTGCTGTTCATCTGGCTGTTTTTGGTGCTCATCATGATCGCCGCCAAGCAGGACGGCGAGCTCAAGCCGGGGCCGCATACCGCCCTGATTGACATCCAGGGCGAGATCGGCGGCGGCGACGTGGTGGCCGACGACATCGTGGCCGCGCTCAACAACGCCTTCGAGGACAAGCGCAGCAAGGCCGTGGTGCTGCGCATCAACAGTCCGGGCGGCAGCCCGGTGGCGGCCGGCATCATCTATGACGAGATCCGGCGGTTGCGCGCCAAGTATCCCAATACCCCGGTCTATGCCGTGGTCGAGGATCTTTGCGCCTCCGGCGGCTATTACATCGCGGCGGCGGCCGACCGGATCTATGTCGACAAGGCCTCGCTGGTCGGCTCCATCGGCGTGCTGATGGACGGCTTCGGCTTCACCGAGTCCATGAAAAAGCTGGGCATCGAGCGCCGCCTGCTCACCGCCGGCGA encodes:
- a CDS encoding Rieske (2Fe-2S) protein encodes the protein MAENPRLICAASDLQDGGRGVRFEAQWGGQPTPAFVIRFKGRVYGYLNRCGHIPVELDFQPGEFFDDSRLYLVCATHGALYAPESGACLGGRCERRGLLPLEVIERDGGIYVKE
- a CDS encoding S49 family peptidase; protein product: MAEGQENWERDALERLLLEQIREQRKARRWSIFFRSLLFIWLFLVLIMIAAKQDGELKPGPHTALIDIQGEIGGGDVVADDIVAALNNAFEDKRSKAVVLRINSPGGSPVAAGIIYDEIRRLRAKYPNTPVYAVVEDLCASGGYYIAAAADRIYVDKASLVGSIGVLMDGFGFTESMKKLGIERRLLTAGENKGFLDPFSPEDPKQVAHAKAMLAEIHQQFIQAVRQGRGQRLKETPELFSGLVWNGSKSIELGLADALGSLDYVAREVVQAEDILDFTPRENLADRLAKRLGSAIGEAVRPWARDQLGLR